One region of Kogia breviceps isolate mKogBre1 chromosome 17, mKogBre1 haplotype 1, whole genome shotgun sequence genomic DNA includes:
- the PKIA gene encoding cAMP-dependent protein kinase inhibitor alpha isoform X1 — MTQCHYKNHLSSFIDPTSFRIHLCGHFNLFNTGDLLLCGYLLAMTDVETTYADFIASGRTGRRNAIHDILVSSASGNSNELALKLAGLDINKTEGEEDAQRNSTEQSGEAQGEAAKSES, encoded by the exons ATGACTCAATGTCACTATAAAAATCATTTAAGCAGCTTCATAGACCCAACTTCTTTTAGAATACATCTATGCGGACACTTCAATTTGTTTAATACAGGAGAC CTCCTGCTATGTGGATATTTGTTAGCAATGACTGATGTGGAAACTACATATGCAGATTTTATTGCTTCAGGAAGAACGGGTAGAAGAAATGCAATACATGATATCCTGGTTTCCTCTGCAAGTGGTAACAGCAATGAATTAGCCTTGAAATTAGCAGGTCTTGATATCAACAAGACAG AAGGTGAAGAAGATGCACAGCGAAATTCGACAGAACAAAGTGGGGAAGCCCAGGGAGAAGCAGCAAAATCTGAAagttaa
- the PKIA gene encoding cAMP-dependent protein kinase inhibitor alpha isoform X2 — translation MTDVETTYADFIASGRTGRRNAIHDILVSSASGNSNELALKLAGLDINKTEGEEDAQRNSTEQSGEAQGEAAKSES, via the exons ATGACTGATGTGGAAACTACATATGCAGATTTTATTGCTTCAGGAAGAACGGGTAGAAGAAATGCAATACATGATATCCTGGTTTCCTCTGCAAGTGGTAACAGCAATGAATTAGCCTTGAAATTAGCAGGTCTTGATATCAACAAGACAG AAGGTGAAGAAGATGCACAGCGAAATTCGACAGAACAAAGTGGGGAAGCCCAGGGAGAAGCAGCAAAATCTGAAagttaa